The proteins below are encoded in one region of Pan paniscus chromosome 4, NHGRI_mPanPan1-v2.0_pri, whole genome shotgun sequence:
- the CXXC5 gene encoding CXXC-type zinc finger protein 5: protein MSSLGGGSQDAGGSSSSSTNGSGGSGSSGPKAGAADKSAVVAAAAPASVADDTPPPERRNKSGIISEPLNKSLRRSRPLSHYSSFGSSGGSGGGSMMGGESADKATAAAAAASLLANGHDLAAAMAVDKSNPTSKHKSGAVASLLSKAERATELAAEGQLTLQQFAQSTEMLKRVVQEHLPLMSEAGAGLPDMEAVAGAEALNGQSDFPYLGAFPINPGLFIMTPAGVFLAESALHMAGLAEYPMQGELASAISSGKKKRKRCGMCAPCRRRINCEQCSSCRNRKTGHQICKFRKCEELKKKPSAALEKVMLPTGAAFRWFQ, encoded by the exons ATGTCGAGCCTCGGCGGTGGCTCCCAGGATGCCGGcggcagtagcagcagcagcaccaaTGGCAGCGGTGGCAGTGGCAGCAGTGGCCCAAAGGCAGGAGCAGCAgacaagagtgcagtggtggctgcCGCCGCACCAGCCTCAGTGGCAGATGACACACCACCCCCCGAGCGTCGGAACAAGAGCGGTATCATCAGTGAGCCCCTCAACAAGAGCCTGCGCCGCTCCCGCCCGCTCTCCCACTACTCTTCTTTTGgcagcagtggtggcagtggcGGTGGCAGCATGATGGGCGGAGAGTCTGCTGACAAGGCCACTGCGGCTGCAGCCGCTGCCTCCCTGTTGGCCAATGGGCACGACCTGGCGGCGGCCATGGCGGTGGACAAAAGCAACCCTACCTCAAAGCACAAAAGTGGTGCTGTGGCCAGCCTGCTGAGCAAGGCAGAGCGGGCCACGGAGCTGGCAGCCGAGGGACAGCTGACGCTGCAGCAGTTTGCGCAGTCCACGGAGATGCTGAAGCGTGTGGTGCAGGAGCATCTCCCGCTGATGAGCGAGGCGGGTGCTGGCCTGCCTGAcatggaggctgtggcaggtgccGAAGCCCTCAATGGCCAGTCCGACTTCCCCTACCTGGGCGCTTTCCCCATCAACCCAGGCCTCTTCATTATGACCCCGGCAGGTGTGTTCCTGGCCGAGAGCGCGCTGCACATGGCGGGCCTGGCTGAGTACCCCATGCAGGGAGAGCTGGCCTCTGCCATCAGCTCCGGCAAGAAGAAGCGGAAACGCTGCGGCATGTGCGCGCCCTGCCGGCGGCGCATCAACTGCGAGCAGTGCAGCAGTTGTAGGAACCGAAAGACTGGCCATCAGATTTGCAAATTCAGAAAATGTGAGGAACTCAAAAAGAAGCCTTCCGCTGCTCTGGAG AAGGTGATGCTTCCGACGGGAGCCGCCTTCCGGTGGTTTCAGTGA